In a single window of the Drosophila albomicans strain 15112-1751.03 chromosome 3, ASM965048v2, whole genome shotgun sequence genome:
- the LOC117571041 gene encoding shematrin-like protein 2 produces MEYAKLTFCLVLCAFVLLCGAEEQQPVAAESTASLADLSIAGETSQTDGVEGARKARQFFGPPPPPPFFGPPPPPPPFYGGGFGGFGGGYGGFQRTRVVTRTRYRGGYGGFGGGFYG; encoded by the coding sequence ATGGAATACGCAAAACTAACATTCTGTTTGGTGCTCTGCGCCTTTGTGCTGCTCTGTGGAGCGGAGGAGCAACAACCGGTGGCAGCTGAATCGACTGCATCACTTGCGGATCTATCGATTGCGGGCGAGACTTCACAGACTGATGGTGTCGAGGGAGCACGCAAAGCTCGTCAATTCTTTggaccaccaccaccaccgcccTTCTTTGGTCCCCCGCCTCCACCACCACCATTCTACGGCGGTGGTTTCGGTGGCTTCGGTGGTGGCTACGGCGGCTTCCAGCGCACTCGTGTCGTGACACGCACTCGTTATCGCGGAGGTTACGGCGGATTTGGCGGCGGTTTTTATGGCTAA